In Pirellula sp. SH-Sr6A, the DNA window GGTGCTCGTAAGAATCGAATATCCAGGAACGCTTACGGTGTGCCCGATTCCTTCTGTGTTGAGAAGGATGGCATTGATGCGATCGGCGACCTCGGTGGTCCGCTGGAGACTCGCTCCATCCGGCAATTGTGCGTTGACAACGAGGTAACCTTTGTCCTGCTGTGGAATAAAACCATTGGGGACCACCTGAAAGCCGCGAATGGTAAGCCCTATCAAGCCAGCGTAGAGAACGAGCATAATAACGCTCATGCGAATGGCACCCGCCACCGTCCTCCCGTAAAGGTTCGTGAGCCAATGGAACACCCCGTTGAAGCCGCGAAACAACTTCTGCAAAAGCTTGTTCACGACGGGAAACGCAATCGAGCCCACGACAAAGCCGACGCACAACAAAAACGCAAAGATGCACCATTGCACCCAACTGTAGGAGACATCGGAATGTTCACCGTGGGACGCGTGCGAATGGGGTAGTCCAACCCAAGGCCCCAACCAGGGGAGTGCGAAGCGATAGACGAGGATCGCGCCGAGCAAGCCTACACCCCAGCGCGGTAACGCTTCGCGATCGTGACCTTCGACATGCGGCTTGATCAATGTTACGGCTCGAGCGGGGGCCATCGTCATCGCATTGATGGCGGAAATAATGGTCGAGGCAGCAATGGTCAACGCAAACTGCTGAAAGAACTGTCCTGGGATCCCCGCGACAAAGATCGTGGGGAGAAACACCGAACTCAATACCAAGGTGATCGCGATCACCGGCCCTGTGATCTCTTCCATTGCCTTGATAGTCGCTTCGCGAGCCGGTAACCCTTTGGCCATCCAACGCTCGATATTCTCCACAACCACAATCGCGTCATCCACCACAATACCGATGGCGACCACCAATCCGAGCATGGATAGATTGTTGAGAGAAAAACCGAGATAGTTCATCACGGCCAGTGTGCCGATCAGCGACACGGGCACATCGATCATGGGCATCAAAGTGGCCCGCCAATCCTGGAGAAACAAAAGAACCACAACGAACACCAGCACGAAGGCCTCGATCAAGGTTTTATAGACCTCCTTCACGGACTCATCGACGAAGGTCGTTGTGTCGTAAACGATGGCGTACTCAACGCCTTGTTGAAAGCGTTCGGTTCGCAATCGGCGCATCTCTTCTCGGATACGTTCCGCTGTAGCCAATGCATTCGAACCGGGTAGCTGGAATACCGCCATCGTCACACTCGGCTTGCTGTCCAGCGAGCTACTGACGTCGTAATTCTTTGCACCCAACTCCGTTCTCGCAATATCGCCCAATCGAACAAGCTCGCCCTTGGAGCCCGTCTTGACGATGATCTCGTTGAATTGCTCGGGTTCGACCAAACGTCCTTTGGTATTGATGGCCAATTGAAATTCTTGCCCTGGGTCAGCAGGCTCCTGACCTATCCGGCCCGCTGCGACCTGAACATTCTGCTCGCGGAGCGATTGGAGCACGTCACCGGCGGTCAAATTCCGAACTGCAAGCTTCGTGGGATCCAACCAGACACGCATGGCATAATCGCGAGCCCCTAGCATCGCGACGTCTCCCACTCCGGGGATGCGCATCAAAGCATCGCGAACTTCGATGGTTGCAAAATTCGAAAGGTACAATTGATCGTAACGATCATCGGTAGCGACCAAATTGACAGCCAGAAGAATACTTGGTGATTTCTTTTTGGTTACCACCCCCTGGCGTTTCACTTCGTCGGGGAGCTTCGCTTCTGCAATAGCGACACGGTTCTGAACCAACACCTGCGCTTGGTCAATATTTGTACCAAGCTCGAAAGTGATATCCAAGTTCATGATTCCATCGTTGGTGCATCGAGATGCCATGTACAGCATTCTTTCCACACCATTGATCTCCTGCTCCAGCGGGGCGGCCACCGTATCCGCGACCACTTGCGCATTGGCACCTGGGTAAATCGCTGTGACCTGAATCGTTGGAGGGGCGACTTCGGGATACTGCGCGATAGGCAATTGCATGAGCGAAATGCCGCCGAGCAGCACGATCACCAAGGATAGAACCGTTGCAAAGACCGGCCTATCGACGAAGAAACGAGCGAACATCGTCTACTCCTTCTTCTCGATCGACGTGGAACCTTCCGCCAATTCTTCGGTCGGATTGACCTTCATTCCAGGTCGTGCTCGCTGGAGTCCATTGACAATGACACGATCGTTTGGGTCGATCCCGTTTTTGACGACACGCATACGATTCTCTGTCGAACCTAGCTCAACGTCGCGTCGATTGACGACATTATCGACACCGACAACAAGCACATATTGCAAGCTTTGGTCGCTCAGGATCGATCGTTCAGGAATCAAGATAGAAGGCTGTTCGTCACCGAAAGGAATGCGTACTTTGACAAAGAAGCCCGGCGCGAAGTAACGATCGCTATTAGGAACCGAAGCTCGTACCAACAAGGTACCTGTGGATGGTCGAACTTGGTTGTCGATGAAATCGAGTAGACCTTCATGCCGGAATTCCGTTTCGTTCGAAAGTGCGACAAGCACTTTTTGGTTGAGTTCCTTGACATTCTTGAAGTCCACGTCCAGGCCTTGACGGCGGCGGTATTCACGGAATCGCAGGACGGCAAGCTCATCCG includes these proteins:
- a CDS encoding efflux RND transporter permease subunit, with protein sequence MFARFFVDRPVFATVLSLVIVLLGGISLMQLPIAQYPEVAPPTIQVTAIYPGANAQVVADTVAAPLEQEINGVERMLYMASRCTNDGIMNLDITFELGTNIDQAQVLVQNRVAIAEAKLPDEVKRQGVVTKKKSPSILLAVNLVATDDRYDQLYLSNFATIEVRDALMRIPGVGDVAMLGARDYAMRVWLDPTKLAVRNLTAGDVLQSLREQNVQVAAGRIGQEPADPGQEFQLAINTKGRLVEPEQFNEIIVKTGSKGELVRLGDIARTELGAKNYDVSSSLDSKPSVTMAVFQLPGSNALATAERIREEMRRLRTERFQQGVEYAIVYDTTTFVDESVKEVYKTLIEAFVLVFVVVLLFLQDWRATLMPMIDVPVSLIGTLAVMNYLGFSLNNLSMLGLVVAIGIVVDDAIVVVENIERWMAKGLPAREATIKAMEEITGPVIAITLVLSSVFLPTIFVAGIPGQFFQQFALTIAASTIISAINAMTMAPARAVTLIKPHVEGHDREALPRWGVGLLGAILVYRFALPWLGPWVGLPHSHASHGEHSDVSYSWVQWCIFAFLLCVGFVVGSIAFPVVNKLLQKLFRGFNGVFHWLTNLYGRTVAGAIRMSVIMLVLYAGLIGLTIRGFQVVPNGFIPQQDKGYLVVNAQLPDGASLQRTTEVADRINAILLNTEGIGHTVSVPGYSILTSTNASNSVGMFVILDPFEERGGIERLYSEAIVKDLRAKLRSIQDAEIVVIGAPPIDGLASTAGMKMQVQDRAGAGPQALQGALANLTESAKVEPRLTGSYSNFTANEPQLFIDINREKAKAARVALNDVFSTLQIYLGSAYANDITRFGRNWQVSLQADSSFRAKPTDIGRLKVRNSDGEMVPLATLIDVQSVSGPGIVYRFNMYPTADFISNPAPGQGSGDTIQLMEGIAKRELPSTMSYEWTELAFQQILVEKDLLTKLVFPLAVIFVFMVLAAQYESWSMPMAILLIVPMCLLAAVAGLWITSSDNNIFTQIGLVVLIALAAKNAILIVEFAKQLQQEGATRREAAIEACRVRLRPILMTSFAFILGVAPLVVGRGAGFEMRQSLGISVFSGMIGVTIFGLIFTPVFYVLIDWLGSLTKKQAAVEVGAESTAPVPKRRWWEKILKKSP